A section of the Venturia canescens isolate UGA chromosome 11, ASM1945775v1, whole genome shotgun sequence genome encodes:
- the LOC122417875 gene encoding protein FAM166B-like isoform X6: MFWVLQHTTKSAPREHQLRSLIFFFSFTKSFDHRNCNPLRIPSSRKQFFRQGYGAHLPGYTGHCPTLKFRVGKRFGANTEEIMKELLEKKILKTGPYRPNSGKNAVLLPIVRDPEIRRDWKNEAHLYKTPPFVLGYTGYIPGYNNKYGLSFMRAVEEGGREWRETQTKLRLRRDAMRAHVDQRTTPRNMLSRARADNVEIEIDHGHPREPTFYENQVSPERPPIVGYTGHIPGAKGESALSRRYAQAARRGLQMLQREREGRSTRERDSSSGAQRAPNGRPYDET; the protein is encoded by the exons ATGTTTTGGGTGTTGCAGCACACCACCAAGTCGGCACCGCGGGAGCACCAACTTCggagtttaattttttttttttcttttaccaaATCTTTTGATCATCGAAACTGCAATCCGCTTCGCATTCCATCATCG CGGAAACAGTTTTTCCGGCAAGGATATGGAGCACATTTGCCTGG ATACACGGGGCACTGTCCGACTCTCAAATTCCGCGTTGGAAAGAGATTTGGCGCCAATACGGAGGAGATAATGAAG GAACTGCTCGAAAAGAAAATCCTCAAAACTGGGCCATACAGACCGAACTCGGGAAAAAACGCCGTTCTATTGCCAATCGTTCGTGATCCGGAAATACGAAGGGATTGGAAAAATGAGGCTCATCTGTATAAGACACCCCCGTTTGTACTCGGTTATACGG GATACATTCCTGGGTACAACAACAAATACGGTCTCTCGTTTATGCGGGCGGTTGAAGAGGGTGGCAGAGAATGGCGTGAGACTCAAACAAAATTGCGTCTCCGTCGTGACGCAATGAGAGCTCACGTGGATCAACGTACGACCCCAAGAAACATGTTGTCGCGTGCGAGAGCCGATAACGTCGAGATCGAAATCGATCACGGCCACCCGAGAGAGCCAACGTTTTACg AAAATCAAGTATCACCGGAAAGACCACCGATCGTCGGCTACACGGGTCACATACCAGGAGCCAAGGGTGAATCGGCCCTCTCGCGACGTTATGCTCAAGCAGCGAGGCGGGGATTGCAAATGTTGCagagagaacgagaaggaAGATCTACCCGAGAAAGAGATTCGTCGTCGGGTGCTCAAAGAGCTCCGAACGGAAGACCTTACGACGAGACGTGA
- the LOC122417875 gene encoding protein FAM166B-like isoform X8: MVFDPVTPEQRKQFFRQGYGAHLPGYTGHCPTLKFRVGKRFGANTEEIMKIIESNREGRQKRHELLEKKILKTGPYRPNSGKNAVLLPIVRDPEIRRDWKNEAHLYKTPPFVLGYTGYIPGYNNKYGLSFMRAVEEGGREWRETQTKLRLRRDAMRAHVDQRTTPRNMLSRARADNVEIEIDHGHPREPTFYENQVSPERPPIVGYTGHIPGAKGESALSRRYAQAARRGLQMLQREREGRSTRERDSSSGAQRAPNGRPYDET, encoded by the exons atggTTTTTGATCCCGTGACTCCGGAGCAGCGGAAACAGTTTTTCCGGCAAGGATATGGAGCACATTTGCCTGG ATACACGGGGCACTGTCCGACTCTCAAATTCCGCGTTGGAAAGAGATTTGGCGCCAATACGGAGGAGATAATGAAG ATAATCGAATCTAATCGGGAGGGTCGTCAAAAAAGACAC GAACTGCTCGAAAAGAAAATCCTCAAAACTGGGCCATACAGACCGAACTCGGGAAAAAACGCCGTTCTATTGCCAATCGTTCGTGATCCGGAAATACGAAGGGATTGGAAAAATGAGGCTCATCTGTATAAGACACCCCCGTTTGTACTCGGTTATACGG GATACATTCCTGGGTACAACAACAAATACGGTCTCTCGTTTATGCGGGCGGTTGAAGAGGGTGGCAGAGAATGGCGTGAGACTCAAACAAAATTGCGTCTCCGTCGTGACGCAATGAGAGCTCACGTGGATCAACGTACGACCCCAAGAAACATGTTGTCGCGTGCGAGAGCCGATAACGTCGAGATCGAAATCGATCACGGCCACCCGAGAGAGCCAACGTTTTACg AAAATCAAGTATCACCGGAAAGACCACCGATCGTCGGCTACACGGGTCACATACCAGGAGCCAAGGGTGAATCGGCCCTCTCGCGACGTTATGCTCAAGCAGCGAGGCGGGGATTGCAAATGTTGCagagagaacgagaaggaAGATCTACCCGAGAAAGAGATTCGTCGTCGGGTGCTCAAAGAGCTCCGAACGGAAGACCTTACGACGAGACGTGA
- the LOC122417875 gene encoding uncharacterized protein isoform X5, protein MNLRRFGFARIPYLNYRCVVARRSHKTTRDNCVVASYGRTQHRRVAAKGWKLRGIMSMPFSAFSGATRVPQQGPGNSFSGKDMEHICLVRVYVFLTEVNFSTSFAFSNFHLQLDSIRYTGHCPTLKFRVGKRFGANTEEIMKIIESNREGRQKRHELLEKKILKTGPYRPNSGKNAVLLPIVRDPEIRRDWKNEAHLYKTPPFVLGYTGYIPGYNNKYGLSFMRAVEEGGREWRETQTKLRLRRDAMRAHVDQRTTPRNMLSRARADNVEIEIDHGHPREPTFYDGIERR, encoded by the exons atgaatttacgAAGGTTCGGTTTTGCGCGTATTCCCTACCTCAATTACCGGTGCGTAGTCGCGCGAAGGTCACACAAAACGACCCGGGACAACTGCGTCGTAGCCTCGTATGGAAGAACGCAACATCGGAGGGTTGCAGCAAAGGGGTGGAAACTAAGAGGAATAATGTCAATGCCGTTCTCTGCTTTCTCCGGGGCCACGCGAGTGCCGCAACAAGGGCC CGGAAACAGTTTTTCCGGCAAGGATATGGAGCACATTTGCCTGG TGCGCGTGTATGTGTTTCTGACCGAAGTCAACTTTTCGACGTCTTTcgcattttcaaattttcatcttcAACTTGATTCTATCAGATACACGGGGCACTGTCCGACTCTCAAATTCCGCGTTGGAAAGAGATTTGGCGCCAATACGGAGGAGATAATGAAG ATAATCGAATCTAATCGGGAGGGTCGTCAAAAAAGACAC GAACTGCTCGAAAAGAAAATCCTCAAAACTGGGCCATACAGACCGAACTCGGGAAAAAACGCCGTTCTATTGCCAATCGTTCGTGATCCGGAAATACGAAGGGATTGGAAAAATGAGGCTCATCTGTATAAGACACCCCCGTTTGTACTCGGTTATACGG GATACATTCCTGGGTACAACAACAAATACGGTCTCTCGTTTATGCGGGCGGTTGAAGAGGGTGGCAGAGAATGGCGTGAGACTCAAACAAAATTGCGTCTCCGTCGTGACGCAATGAGAGCTCACGTGGATCAACGTACGACCCCAAGAAACATGTTGTCGCGTGCGAGAGCCGATAACGTCGAGATCGAAATCGATCACGGCCACCCGAGAGAGCCAACGTTTTACg ACGGCATAGAAAGGAGATGA
- the LOC122417875 gene encoding uncharacterized protein isoform X1: MNLRRFGFARIPYLNYRCVVARRSHKTTRDNCVVASYGRTQHRRVAAKGWKLRGIMSMPFSAFSGATRVPQQGPGNSFSGKDMEHICLVRVYVFLTEVNFSTSFAFSNFHLQLDSIRYTGHCPTLKFRVGKRFGANTEEIMKIIESNREGRQKRHELLEKKILKTGPYRPNSGKNAVLLPIVRDPEIRRDWKNEAHLYKTPPFVLGYTGYIPGYNNKYGLSFMRAVEEGGREWRETQTKLRLRRDAMRAHVDQRTTPRNMLSRARADNVEIEIDHGHPREPTFYENQVSPERPPIVGYTGHIPGAKGESALSRRYAQAARRGLQMLQREREGRSTRERDSSSGAQRAPNGRPYDET, encoded by the exons atgaatttacgAAGGTTCGGTTTTGCGCGTATTCCCTACCTCAATTACCGGTGCGTAGTCGCGCGAAGGTCACACAAAACGACCCGGGACAACTGCGTCGTAGCCTCGTATGGAAGAACGCAACATCGGAGGGTTGCAGCAAAGGGGTGGAAACTAAGAGGAATAATGTCAATGCCGTTCTCTGCTTTCTCCGGGGCCACGCGAGTGCCGCAACAAGGGCC CGGAAACAGTTTTTCCGGCAAGGATATGGAGCACATTTGCCTGG TGCGCGTGTATGTGTTTCTGACCGAAGTCAACTTTTCGACGTCTTTcgcattttcaaattttcatcttcAACTTGATTCTATCAGATACACGGGGCACTGTCCGACTCTCAAATTCCGCGTTGGAAAGAGATTTGGCGCCAATACGGAGGAGATAATGAAG ATAATCGAATCTAATCGGGAGGGTCGTCAAAAAAGACAC GAACTGCTCGAAAAGAAAATCCTCAAAACTGGGCCATACAGACCGAACTCGGGAAAAAACGCCGTTCTATTGCCAATCGTTCGTGATCCGGAAATACGAAGGGATTGGAAAAATGAGGCTCATCTGTATAAGACACCCCCGTTTGTACTCGGTTATACGG GATACATTCCTGGGTACAACAACAAATACGGTCTCTCGTTTATGCGGGCGGTTGAAGAGGGTGGCAGAGAATGGCGTGAGACTCAAACAAAATTGCGTCTCCGTCGTGACGCAATGAGAGCTCACGTGGATCAACGTACGACCCCAAGAAACATGTTGTCGCGTGCGAGAGCCGATAACGTCGAGATCGAAATCGATCACGGCCACCCGAGAGAGCCAACGTTTTACg AAAATCAAGTATCACCGGAAAGACCACCGATCGTCGGCTACACGGGTCACATACCAGGAGCCAAGGGTGAATCGGCCCTCTCGCGACGTTATGCTCAAGCAGCGAGGCGGGGATTGCAAATGTTGCagagagaacgagaaggaAGATCTACCCGAGAAAGAGATTCGTCGTCGGGTGCTCAAAGAGCTCCGAACGGAAGACCTTACGACGAGACGTGA
- the LOC122417875 gene encoding uncharacterized protein isoform X7: protein MEHICLVRVYVFLTEVNFSTSFAFSNFHLQLDSIRYTGHCPTLKFRVGKRFGANTEEIMKIIESNREGRQKRHELLEKKILKTGPYRPNSGKNAVLLPIVRDPEIRRDWKNEAHLYKTPPFVLGYTGYIPGYNNKYGLSFMRAVEEGGREWRETQTKLRLRRDAMRAHVDQRTTPRNMLSRARADNVEIEIDHGHPREPTFYENQVSPERPPIVGYTGHIPGAKGESALSRRYAQAARRGLQMLQREREGRSTRERDSSSGAQRAPNGRPYDET, encoded by the exons ATGGAGCACATTTGCCTGG TGCGCGTGTATGTGTTTCTGACCGAAGTCAACTTTTCGACGTCTTTcgcattttcaaattttcatcttcAACTTGATTCTATCAGATACACGGGGCACTGTCCGACTCTCAAATTCCGCGTTGGAAAGAGATTTGGCGCCAATACGGAGGAGATAATGAAG ATAATCGAATCTAATCGGGAGGGTCGTCAAAAAAGACAC GAACTGCTCGAAAAGAAAATCCTCAAAACTGGGCCATACAGACCGAACTCGGGAAAAAACGCCGTTCTATTGCCAATCGTTCGTGATCCGGAAATACGAAGGGATTGGAAAAATGAGGCTCATCTGTATAAGACACCCCCGTTTGTACTCGGTTATACGG GATACATTCCTGGGTACAACAACAAATACGGTCTCTCGTTTATGCGGGCGGTTGAAGAGGGTGGCAGAGAATGGCGTGAGACTCAAACAAAATTGCGTCTCCGTCGTGACGCAATGAGAGCTCACGTGGATCAACGTACGACCCCAAGAAACATGTTGTCGCGTGCGAGAGCCGATAACGTCGAGATCGAAATCGATCACGGCCACCCGAGAGAGCCAACGTTTTACg AAAATCAAGTATCACCGGAAAGACCACCGATCGTCGGCTACACGGGTCACATACCAGGAGCCAAGGGTGAATCGGCCCTCTCGCGACGTTATGCTCAAGCAGCGAGGCGGGGATTGCAAATGTTGCagagagaacgagaaggaAGATCTACCCGAGAAAGAGATTCGTCGTCGGGTGCTCAAAGAGCTCCGAACGGAAGACCTTACGACGAGACGTGA
- the LOC122417875 gene encoding uncharacterized protein isoform X10 translates to MKIIESNREGRQKRHELLEKKILKTGPYRPNSGKNAVLLPIVRDPEIRRDWKNEAHLYKTPPFVLGYTGYIPGYNNKYGLSFMRAVEEGGREWRETQTKLRLRRDAMRAHVDQRTTPRNMLSRARADNVEIEIDHGHPREPTFYENQVSPERPPIVGYTGHIPGAKGESALSRRYAQAARRGLQMLQREREGRSTRERDSSSGAQRAPNGRPYDET, encoded by the exons ATGAAG ATAATCGAATCTAATCGGGAGGGTCGTCAAAAAAGACAC GAACTGCTCGAAAAGAAAATCCTCAAAACTGGGCCATACAGACCGAACTCGGGAAAAAACGCCGTTCTATTGCCAATCGTTCGTGATCCGGAAATACGAAGGGATTGGAAAAATGAGGCTCATCTGTATAAGACACCCCCGTTTGTACTCGGTTATACGG GATACATTCCTGGGTACAACAACAAATACGGTCTCTCGTTTATGCGGGCGGTTGAAGAGGGTGGCAGAGAATGGCGTGAGACTCAAACAAAATTGCGTCTCCGTCGTGACGCAATGAGAGCTCACGTGGATCAACGTACGACCCCAAGAAACATGTTGTCGCGTGCGAGAGCCGATAACGTCGAGATCGAAATCGATCACGGCCACCCGAGAGAGCCAACGTTTTACg AAAATCAAGTATCACCGGAAAGACCACCGATCGTCGGCTACACGGGTCACATACCAGGAGCCAAGGGTGAATCGGCCCTCTCGCGACGTTATGCTCAAGCAGCGAGGCGGGGATTGCAAATGTTGCagagagaacgagaaggaAGATCTACCCGAGAAAGAGATTCGTCGTCGGGTGCTCAAAGAGCTCCGAACGGAAGACCTTACGACGAGACGTGA
- the LOC122417875 gene encoding protein FAM166B-like isoform X9 encodes MVFDPVTPEQRKQFFRQGYGAHLPGYTGHCPTLKFRVGKRFGANTEEIMKELLEKKILKTGPYRPNSGKNAVLLPIVRDPEIRRDWKNEAHLYKTPPFVLGYTGYIPGYNNKYGLSFMRAVEEGGREWRETQTKLRLRRDAMRAHVDQRTTPRNMLSRARADNVEIEIDHGHPREPTFYENQVSPERPPIVGYTGHIPGAKGESALSRRYAQAARRGLQMLQREREGRSTRERDSSSGAQRAPNGRPYDET; translated from the exons atggTTTTTGATCCCGTGACTCCGGAGCAGCGGAAACAGTTTTTCCGGCAAGGATATGGAGCACATTTGCCTGG ATACACGGGGCACTGTCCGACTCTCAAATTCCGCGTTGGAAAGAGATTTGGCGCCAATACGGAGGAGATAATGAAG GAACTGCTCGAAAAGAAAATCCTCAAAACTGGGCCATACAGACCGAACTCGGGAAAAAACGCCGTTCTATTGCCAATCGTTCGTGATCCGGAAATACGAAGGGATTGGAAAAATGAGGCTCATCTGTATAAGACACCCCCGTTTGTACTCGGTTATACGG GATACATTCCTGGGTACAACAACAAATACGGTCTCTCGTTTATGCGGGCGGTTGAAGAGGGTGGCAGAGAATGGCGTGAGACTCAAACAAAATTGCGTCTCCGTCGTGACGCAATGAGAGCTCACGTGGATCAACGTACGACCCCAAGAAACATGTTGTCGCGTGCGAGAGCCGATAACGTCGAGATCGAAATCGATCACGGCCACCCGAGAGAGCCAACGTTTTACg AAAATCAAGTATCACCGGAAAGACCACCGATCGTCGGCTACACGGGTCACATACCAGGAGCCAAGGGTGAATCGGCCCTCTCGCGACGTTATGCTCAAGCAGCGAGGCGGGGATTGCAAATGTTGCagagagaacgagaaggaAGATCTACCCGAGAAAGAGATTCGTCGTCGGGTGCTCAAAGAGCTCCGAACGGAAGACCTTACGACGAGACGTGA
- the LOC122417875 gene encoding uncharacterized protein isoform X11: MKELLEKKILKTGPYRPNSGKNAVLLPIVRDPEIRRDWKNEAHLYKTPPFVLGYTGYIPGYNNKYGLSFMRAVEEGGREWRETQTKLRLRRDAMRAHVDQRTTPRNMLSRARADNVEIEIDHGHPREPTFYENQVSPERPPIVGYTGHIPGAKGESALSRRYAQAARRGLQMLQREREGRSTRERDSSSGAQRAPNGRPYDET, encoded by the exons ATGAAG GAACTGCTCGAAAAGAAAATCCTCAAAACTGGGCCATACAGACCGAACTCGGGAAAAAACGCCGTTCTATTGCCAATCGTTCGTGATCCGGAAATACGAAGGGATTGGAAAAATGAGGCTCATCTGTATAAGACACCCCCGTTTGTACTCGGTTATACGG GATACATTCCTGGGTACAACAACAAATACGGTCTCTCGTTTATGCGGGCGGTTGAAGAGGGTGGCAGAGAATGGCGTGAGACTCAAACAAAATTGCGTCTCCGTCGTGACGCAATGAGAGCTCACGTGGATCAACGTACGACCCCAAGAAACATGTTGTCGCGTGCGAGAGCCGATAACGTCGAGATCGAAATCGATCACGGCCACCCGAGAGAGCCAACGTTTTACg AAAATCAAGTATCACCGGAAAGACCACCGATCGTCGGCTACACGGGTCACATACCAGGAGCCAAGGGTGAATCGGCCCTCTCGCGACGTTATGCTCAAGCAGCGAGGCGGGGATTGCAAATGTTGCagagagaacgagaaggaAGATCTACCCGAGAAAGAGATTCGTCGTCGGGTGCTCAAAGAGCTCCGAACGGAAGACCTTACGACGAGACGTGA
- the LOC122417875 gene encoding uncharacterized protein isoform X2 → MNLRRFGFARIPYLNYRCVVARRSHKTTRDNCVVASYGRTQHRRVAAKGWKLRGIMSMPFSAFSGATRVPQQGPGNSFSGKDMEHICLVRVYVFLTEVNFSTSFAFSNFHLQLDSIRYTGHCPTLKFRVGKRFGANTEEIMKELLEKKILKTGPYRPNSGKNAVLLPIVRDPEIRRDWKNEAHLYKTPPFVLGYTGYIPGYNNKYGLSFMRAVEEGGREWRETQTKLRLRRDAMRAHVDQRTTPRNMLSRARADNVEIEIDHGHPREPTFYENQVSPERPPIVGYTGHIPGAKGESALSRRYAQAARRGLQMLQREREGRSTRERDSSSGAQRAPNGRPYDET, encoded by the exons atgaatttacgAAGGTTCGGTTTTGCGCGTATTCCCTACCTCAATTACCGGTGCGTAGTCGCGCGAAGGTCACACAAAACGACCCGGGACAACTGCGTCGTAGCCTCGTATGGAAGAACGCAACATCGGAGGGTTGCAGCAAAGGGGTGGAAACTAAGAGGAATAATGTCAATGCCGTTCTCTGCTTTCTCCGGGGCCACGCGAGTGCCGCAACAAGGGCC CGGAAACAGTTTTTCCGGCAAGGATATGGAGCACATTTGCCTGG TGCGCGTGTATGTGTTTCTGACCGAAGTCAACTTTTCGACGTCTTTcgcattttcaaattttcatcttcAACTTGATTCTATCAGATACACGGGGCACTGTCCGACTCTCAAATTCCGCGTTGGAAAGAGATTTGGCGCCAATACGGAGGAGATAATGAAG GAACTGCTCGAAAAGAAAATCCTCAAAACTGGGCCATACAGACCGAACTCGGGAAAAAACGCCGTTCTATTGCCAATCGTTCGTGATCCGGAAATACGAAGGGATTGGAAAAATGAGGCTCATCTGTATAAGACACCCCCGTTTGTACTCGGTTATACGG GATACATTCCTGGGTACAACAACAAATACGGTCTCTCGTTTATGCGGGCGGTTGAAGAGGGTGGCAGAGAATGGCGTGAGACTCAAACAAAATTGCGTCTCCGTCGTGACGCAATGAGAGCTCACGTGGATCAACGTACGACCCCAAGAAACATGTTGTCGCGTGCGAGAGCCGATAACGTCGAGATCGAAATCGATCACGGCCACCCGAGAGAGCCAACGTTTTACg AAAATCAAGTATCACCGGAAAGACCACCGATCGTCGGCTACACGGGTCACATACCAGGAGCCAAGGGTGAATCGGCCCTCTCGCGACGTTATGCTCAAGCAGCGAGGCGGGGATTGCAAATGTTGCagagagaacgagaaggaAGATCTACCCGAGAAAGAGATTCGTCGTCGGGTGCTCAAAGAGCTCCGAACGGAAGACCTTACGACGAGACGTGA
- the LOC122417876 gene encoding uncharacterized protein, with protein sequence MAFMMPVVKNEWDIYKTNRSRRSSECSNPQACRSRKVSECSKSEGPSLSTSPGSDFLTSPAHRSVPLSSRHFSRTSSRASQSSLQSPSKSTASSPPKTGSSNSLNKFHNRLVDKLKRSLKKADDCGEEQRNLS encoded by the exons ATGGCGTTTATGATGCCCGTTGTTAAAAACGAGTGGGATATTTACAAGACAAACAGGAGCAGACGATCGTCCGAGTGTTCGAATCCTCAGGCTTGTCGGAGTCGAAAG GTGTCGGAATGTTCAAAATCGGAGGGTCCCTCGTTGTCGACGTCACCGGGTTCGGACTTTTTGACGTCGCCGGCCCATCGATCGGTGCCACTATCGTCTCGTCATTTCTCGAGAACATCCTCGAGGGCTTCGCAGAGCTCGTTGCAGAGTCCGAGCAAAAGTACCGCCTCCTCACCACCCAAGACCGGAAGTTCAAATTCATTGAACAAATTTCACAACCGATTGGTCGACAAATTGAAACGATCGCTGAAAAAAGCTGACGATTGCGGGGAGGAGCAGAGAAATTTGTCGTGA
- the LOC122417875 gene encoding uncharacterized protein isoform X3, with the protein MNLRRFGFARIPYLNYRCVVARRSHKTTRDNCVVASYGRTQHRRVAAKGWKLRGIMSMPFSAFSGATRVPQQGPYTGHCPTLKFRVGKRFGANTEEIMKIIESNREGRQKRHELLEKKILKTGPYRPNSGKNAVLLPIVRDPEIRRDWKNEAHLYKTPPFVLGYTGYIPGYNNKYGLSFMRAVEEGGREWRETQTKLRLRRDAMRAHVDQRTTPRNMLSRARADNVEIEIDHGHPREPTFYENQVSPERPPIVGYTGHIPGAKGESALSRRYAQAARRGLQMLQREREGRSTRERDSSSGAQRAPNGRPYDET; encoded by the exons atgaatttacgAAGGTTCGGTTTTGCGCGTATTCCCTACCTCAATTACCGGTGCGTAGTCGCGCGAAGGTCACACAAAACGACCCGGGACAACTGCGTCGTAGCCTCGTATGGAAGAACGCAACATCGGAGGGTTGCAGCAAAGGGGTGGAAACTAAGAGGAATAATGTCAATGCCGTTCTCTGCTTTCTCCGGGGCCACGCGAGTGCCGCAACAAGGGCC ATACACGGGGCACTGTCCGACTCTCAAATTCCGCGTTGGAAAGAGATTTGGCGCCAATACGGAGGAGATAATGAAG ATAATCGAATCTAATCGGGAGGGTCGTCAAAAAAGACAC GAACTGCTCGAAAAGAAAATCCTCAAAACTGGGCCATACAGACCGAACTCGGGAAAAAACGCCGTTCTATTGCCAATCGTTCGTGATCCGGAAATACGAAGGGATTGGAAAAATGAGGCTCATCTGTATAAGACACCCCCGTTTGTACTCGGTTATACGG GATACATTCCTGGGTACAACAACAAATACGGTCTCTCGTTTATGCGGGCGGTTGAAGAGGGTGGCAGAGAATGGCGTGAGACTCAAACAAAATTGCGTCTCCGTCGTGACGCAATGAGAGCTCACGTGGATCAACGTACGACCCCAAGAAACATGTTGTCGCGTGCGAGAGCCGATAACGTCGAGATCGAAATCGATCACGGCCACCCGAGAGAGCCAACGTTTTACg AAAATCAAGTATCACCGGAAAGACCACCGATCGTCGGCTACACGGGTCACATACCAGGAGCCAAGGGTGAATCGGCCCTCTCGCGACGTTATGCTCAAGCAGCGAGGCGGGGATTGCAAATGTTGCagagagaacgagaaggaAGATCTACCCGAGAAAGAGATTCGTCGTCGGGTGCTCAAAGAGCTCCGAACGGAAGACCTTACGACGAGACGTGA
- the LOC122417875 gene encoding uncharacterized protein isoform X4 has translation MNLRRFGFARIPYLNYRCVVARRSHKTTRDNCVVASYGRTQHRRVAAKGWKLRGIMSMPFSAFSGATRVPQQGPYTGHCPTLKFRVGKRFGANTEEIMKELLEKKILKTGPYRPNSGKNAVLLPIVRDPEIRRDWKNEAHLYKTPPFVLGYTGYIPGYNNKYGLSFMRAVEEGGREWRETQTKLRLRRDAMRAHVDQRTTPRNMLSRARADNVEIEIDHGHPREPTFYENQVSPERPPIVGYTGHIPGAKGESALSRRYAQAARRGLQMLQREREGRSTRERDSSSGAQRAPNGRPYDET, from the exons atgaatttacgAAGGTTCGGTTTTGCGCGTATTCCCTACCTCAATTACCGGTGCGTAGTCGCGCGAAGGTCACACAAAACGACCCGGGACAACTGCGTCGTAGCCTCGTATGGAAGAACGCAACATCGGAGGGTTGCAGCAAAGGGGTGGAAACTAAGAGGAATAATGTCAATGCCGTTCTCTGCTTTCTCCGGGGCCACGCGAGTGCCGCAACAAGGGCC ATACACGGGGCACTGTCCGACTCTCAAATTCCGCGTTGGAAAGAGATTTGGCGCCAATACGGAGGAGATAATGAAG GAACTGCTCGAAAAGAAAATCCTCAAAACTGGGCCATACAGACCGAACTCGGGAAAAAACGCCGTTCTATTGCCAATCGTTCGTGATCCGGAAATACGAAGGGATTGGAAAAATGAGGCTCATCTGTATAAGACACCCCCGTTTGTACTCGGTTATACGG GATACATTCCTGGGTACAACAACAAATACGGTCTCTCGTTTATGCGGGCGGTTGAAGAGGGTGGCAGAGAATGGCGTGAGACTCAAACAAAATTGCGTCTCCGTCGTGACGCAATGAGAGCTCACGTGGATCAACGTACGACCCCAAGAAACATGTTGTCGCGTGCGAGAGCCGATAACGTCGAGATCGAAATCGATCACGGCCACCCGAGAGAGCCAACGTTTTACg AAAATCAAGTATCACCGGAAAGACCACCGATCGTCGGCTACACGGGTCACATACCAGGAGCCAAGGGTGAATCGGCCCTCTCGCGACGTTATGCTCAAGCAGCGAGGCGGGGATTGCAAATGTTGCagagagaacgagaaggaAGATCTACCCGAGAAAGAGATTCGTCGTCGGGTGCTCAAAGAGCTCCGAACGGAAGACCTTACGACGAGACGTGA